A window of Roseiflexus castenholzii DSM 13941 genomic DNA:
ATGGGATTGGTGCGAGAACAGATCGGTTGGGTGGCGCTGATCGGCATTGGTTGGACCCTCTGGATGATGCTGGCAGACATGTACAATCTGCGCCTCGTGGCGCGCGTTGGTCCCAGTATGCGTCGGATCCTCCTCGGCGGTCTGGCGCTCCTCTTTGCTTACCTGATCCTGTTCTTCGTCTTGTCGCGCGCACCGGTCACCGGCATGCTCGCCGCAATCGAAACTGGCGCGCCGCCGCTGCGCTTTGCTCCGGCGCTCGCCATTGTTGCCCTGGTTGTGTTAATGGTCATCTGGCGGATGGCGTATATTCGGGTGCTGGGAGCGCCACACGCGCGGCGACGTCTGCTCATCCTGGGAGCGGGTCGGGCCGGTTCAATCCTGTCGCACGTCATTCTCAAGGGGCACAGCCCGTACTATGAGATCGTCGGGTTTGTTGATGATACGCCGCAGACACGTTGTGCTCACATCGGCAGTGTTCCGGTGCTTGGCGGTGTCGATTGTCTTGGCGACGTCGTCTGGGAGCGGCGTGTCGATGAGATTGTCATTGCCAGCGGCGAGGTGAGTGGCGAGGTGCTTCAGGTGTTGATGGATTGCTACGAAAATGGCGTTGCCATCACGCCGATGCCACTGCTCTATGAGCGATTGACAGGAAAAATCGCTGTTGAGCATGTTGGCAGTCAGTGGTATGTCGCATTGCCGCTCCACTCGCGCCCGACGCGCACCGCCGAGGCGGTGATGAAGCGTCTGCTCGACCTGTCCGGCGGTATCGTGCTGGTGGTGGCGCTGCTGATTCTGTTGCCGTTCGTTGCGCTTGCCATTCGTCTCGACTCGCCGGGTCCGGTGTTCCACCGACAGCAGCGCGTTGGCTGGCGCGGCAAGCCGTTTACCGTGCTCAAGTTTCGCTCGATGGTGCAGGACGCTGAGCCGGATGGGGAGGCGCAGTGGGCGACGAAGGACGACCCCCGTGTCACCCGGGTTGGGCGCCTGTTGCGCCGTATGCGCCTCGATGAGTTGCCGCAGGCGCTCAATGTGTTGCGCGGCGAGATGAGTCTGGTTGGTCCACGCCCCGAACGACCGGAGTTTGTCGAACGACTACAACAGATCATTCCGTTCTATCGGGTGCGCCTGGCGGTCAAGCCGGGTCTGACTGGATGGGCGCAGATCAACTATGGGTATGGCGATAGCGTGGAAGCGACCCTGAACAAACTTCAGTATGACCTCTACTATTTGAAACATCAATCCTTCTGGTTCGATCTCCTCATTCTGGCGCGAACGGTGCATGTGGTGCTGCGGATGAAGGGGCAGTAGGGGCGGGATCACCGAGAACCAGGAACTGGGAACCGAGAACTGAAAGACGGGGGACCAGACATTAACCTCCGGGAACTGAACCGTTCAGATGTCGGCGCCGCCTATCCCGTTGTGCCGGCGAGAATGGCTTGCTTGAGTTGTATGAAGACGTATCCCGTACCGGCGATGGATGTTCCACGTTCGTGCTCTGAGTCGCGTCACGGCGCAGTAGGGTGGCGGCAGTGGGGACTGGCGGGCGTTCTGGCAATCCTTGCCTTCGGGATTGGACTGGTGTTCGCGCCGGGCGGATTGCGCTTCGATGCGGCAGACCCGGCGGCGGAGCGGCATCTGGTCCGGTTCAGCGCCGCCGAAGCGAATGAGCGCGAAGCGTATCGCTGGTCGGAGCGCGGCGCTGCCATGCGTTTGTTCGGTTTGACCCGGCGGCCGCTGATCGTCGATCTGCGCATGACCTCGCCGCGCCCGGCGGGCGCCGCTCCCGCCGAAATCCGCTTTGCCCTGGGTTCCTGGCATAGCAATGCGTTCATCATCGAAGGAGACTGGCGGCGCTATCAGGCATTGTTGCCGCCGCGCCCTGGCGCCCCGGATCTGCGCCTGGAAACACGCACCTTCCGACCTGCCAAAGAGAGCGACAAACGCGACCTCGGCGCTGCGCTTAATCGTGTGGCGATCTTTCCTGCGGATGGGTTGACGCCACCAATTGGCGCTATCGCCACGCTCGGCATGGTGCGTGCTATCATTTTGCTGTTGCTCCCGATCGCACTCTTTGCTGCAACATCACGAACAGAACCCCGCACTGCACCGTGGATCGCAGTGGTTGGCGGCGCCGTCTTGCTAGCGGTCGCGGTTGCGCACCCGGTCGATGCTGTTGCGCTGTTGCCCGATCTCTGGCTCATTCCGGTCGGAACTGCTGTGAGCGCGGCAATCTTTTTTGGCGCGCAGCCGCACCTGACACCAATGCTGGTTTTCCTGCGCCACGCGCTGGCATCGGACGCGGCGCGACTCGCTGCGGTTCTGGTCGTTGCCGCCATTCAGGGCATGGTGTTCCTGGCGCTGGTTCCCCCCTGGCAACACTACGATGAGCCGGCGCACTTCGAGTTTGCCTGGTTGCTGGCGTTCCATCCCTCGTGGCCCGCCGTGGGAACGGTCAATCCGGCCATTGCCTGGATCGGCGGCGAAGGTCGCGCACTTTCACATTTGCCCACGTATCATCTGCTGGTCAGCCTTCCTCTCCGTCTCACCGATGGTTGGAGCGTGATCGATCAGCTCTACCTGGCGCGCGTTGTGTCGCTTGCGCTGTTTATTGCAACCATTGCGATACTCGGCGGGATAGCGCGCACACTCTTCAGCGTCGGGCATCCGATGCGCTGGCTGTTGCCGCTGGTTGCTGCGCTCATTCCGCCGTTCGCCGACATTATGACCGCAGTGAACAACGATGTCGGCGCGATTATGGCATTTTCGCTCTTCCTGTGGAGTGTTGTCCACATTCTTGTGCTTGGGTGGAGCGCGCGGCGCGCAGCCTGGATGATCGGCGCAGCGTTGCTCGCAGCCGCAATGAAGAATGTGACACTGATCGCCGTGCCGCTTGCGGCGGTTGTGTTGTTCATCGCGTGGGGCATTCGCCAGAGATGGCGCTGGCGGCGATTGGTTGGTCTGCTTGCCGCATTGGTGACAGGTGTGCTGGCGTTCAGCCTTGCGTGGAGCGATCCTGCCGCCTGGTATCGATATGGCGGCGTGTCAGGGGATGGAGCGGCGCGAGTCGCGCTTTCCGATGCACCGCACGGACGGCATGCATTTCGTCTTGCCGCTGGCTTCTCGCCATATGAAGTCTCCGGCCTCTCTGCGCCCCTCGCGCTCGCTGATCTTCCTGTGATCGCTGGCGGTCCCGTTACGATTGGCGCGTGGGTGTGGGCGTCGCGCGCGACGACTGCTGCCGGACCCATTATTCTCTACAATGATCTGACTCCTGAATTAAGAACGATCACGATGGCATCCGTAGACGTTGATGTGCAGCCTCGTTTTGTTGTGTGGACGTTCGATGCGCCACCTGTGATGCGCACGATGCAGGTGTTGATGCCGGCTCCAACTCCGATGAACGGAGAACCGCCAGTCACCTTCTTCTTTGACGGTCTGGTTGTCGTCCAGGGAAAATACCCCGCTCATACGCCACCGCAACTCAACGATGCGGCAACCGCCGGTCACTGGAATGGACAGACTGTCACGAACCTGGTGCGGAACGGATCGGCGGAACACGGCTGGTTGTATCTTCGCCCGATGATTGACAGTGCGGCATGGCCGCTGGTTCGGCGATCTCCTTCACGAGTCCTGACTTCGCTGCTCGATTTTGAGCGTACTGGACCAATCGTTCTGTTCAATGTTGTGCCAGATCTGACGTTTCGCTCATTGATGACCTTTGGATGGGGCGAGGTGGAACCGGAGGATCGAGTCTGGCGCAACGTGTTGCCGATAATGATGCTGGCGCTTCTGCTCGGTTTCGCTCGTGCTGTCGTCGCCAATGCGGGCCACGCCTCGCCGAGGCGCGTCGCAGTTGCTGTCTTTGCATTCGTTGGACTCCTTTTGTGGACAAATGCGGCCCTGCGCATTCTCCCGGCGCTGGTTGCACAGCCGGCACCCTTCCCGCGCTACGGGTTCCCTGCCATTGCACCGCTGGCGCTGGTGATTGCCGCCGGATGGCTGGCATGGTGGCCGATGCACCGGCGCGCAACCGGCGCTGCCGCACTGGTCATTGCTATGCTCATGGTGAACGCGCTCGCGTATGCGACGATGTGGTGGCGCTGGTATGTGTAAGTGATGCGTCGTTGTCCGTGAGAACGTTGCATGTTGAACGTGGAAGATGAAGCGAGTCCAGAGGTGAGAGGGGTGCAGATGGAAGGCGGTGATACGCGGCAGCTCCACGTTGCGCGTTGAACGTGTCCGACCCGTGAGGTCTCTGCCGCGCACCCGCCTCAACCGTGGAACGCTGCCGGCAGCGTGATTGCCGCTCGTGACCCAGCCTCTGCCTGACCTCAAGGTTCTTGAGGCGCGGCGAGAGGGGATGAGGAGTGTGGCAAGGCGGTTCCCGGTTTTCGTAACCCCTAACCCCTGATCACCGCCTGCACCGATTCGCCGATAATCGTCACGATCCGGTCGATCTGCTCCTCGGTTGAGACGAGCGGTGGCGCCAGCAGGATCATATCACCAAGCACGCGAGTGAATAATCCGCGCCGCATCATTTCCTGGTAGACGCGCGCACCCATATTCGCCTCCGCCGGATATGGCTGCTTTGTCGCCTTATCTACCACCAACTCGACAGCCGCCATCATCCCTTTGCCGCGCACATCACCCACTCCATCGAGCGCGTACAGCGTTTGCAAACCGTTGAGCAACCGTTCGCCGATCTGAGCCGCCCGTTCGACCAGCCCCTCCTCTTCGATGATCTGGAGGTTGCGCAGCGCCACGGCGCAGCAGGTCGGATGCCCGGAGTAGGTGTAGGCATGCATATAGCGCTTGTCAGGCGGGGCGCTATGAATGGCTTCGCGAATGCGGTCGGAAACGCCGATGCCGCCCAGCGGCACATAGCCGCTGGTGATGCCCTTGGCGAACTGCACAATATCCGGTTCGATCCCATAGTGTTCGAGGGCGAACCAGCGCCCGGTACGTCCAAACCCGGTGATGACCTCGTCCGCAATCAACAGCACATCATAGGTGTCGCAAATCTCGCGGATGCGCCCGAAGTAGTCGTCCTGCGGCACAATCACTCCGCCGGCGCCTTGCACCGGTTCGGCGATGAATGCTGCCACCGTGTCGGGACCTTCGCGCAGGATGGCTTCTTCGAGCAGGTTGGCTGCGGCAATGCCATCGCTGATGTCGGGGGTCGGGTTGACGAAGCGGTACGGATAGGGCGACTCGATGTGGATGATGCCCGGCACACGCGGTTCGAACATGGGCCAATAGACCGGCAGACCGGTGGCGCTCATTGCTGCCATTGTCACACCGTGGTAGCCGCGCGCGCGCGAGATGAACTTGACCTTATCCGGCTTGCCGAGCAGTTTCCAGTAGTAGCGCGCCGTCTTGAATGAGGTTTCGGTCGCCTCAGCGCCGCCGCTGGTGAAAAAGAAGGTGTTGATCGAGGGGTACATCAATTGGCTAAGGCGTTCCGCCAGGTTGATGGCCGGCAGGTTCGACGAACCGGTATAAGCAGAGCAGTACGCCAGCGTCGTCATCTGTTCCGCCGCCGCTTCCGCCAGTTCGCGCCGTCCATGCCCGACGTGGACGTTCCACAACCCGCTTAGTCCATCGATATACTCGCGTCCCTCGATGTCGATGACAATCGCGCCGCACCCTTTCACCCAGATTTTCGGCGACTGATGCCCGCTGGGGTGATACAGCGGATGCAACAGGTGCGCCAGATCGCTCTGTATGCGTTCAGCGACATCGATGGCGGTCATGGGTCCTCCTTGTGCGCACTGTGAAGCGGCGAACATCCAGAGTAATGATACCACAGGTACTACCATGCAGTAGGGCTGCGATGGTTCGCGGTTGACGTAAACGACTCCGCCGAGAGTGAGGCGTATCCAAACGTTCTCTATCTGTAAGCGCCGCTCTGTGCGCGCCCGGTTGAATGTTGTATCAACGAAAGGGCGAACTCCCCTGCAAATACGGGGGAAATCGCTCTCTTCCTCACAAGCGGCAGGTGCTATACTGGTTTGTGACTGAAAGGAGCAGTGCGATGGGGATTTTCGATTTTTTGTTTGGACGTGACCGACACAACCGGCAATCACGCCCTGTTACCGGATCAACCACACGCCTGAGCAGCGATGAGCAGGCGCTTGAGCGGTATCGCTATTTTCTGCGCACGGCGCCGCCTGATGCAATCGAGCAGGCGTATACCGACGCTTTTGCTCAGTTGACGCCGGAACAGCGCGCGTATGCGCTACGCGAATTGATGAATGTACTGCCGCCACACGAACGCGCATCTGTGCCACAGCAGGACGACCCGCAGACCCTGGCGCGGCTGGCGACGCGCGCAGAACTGCGCGAGCCAGGCACAGTCGAGCGGTTGTTCAATCGCCACGATGCGCCGGCGCCAGTTGCGCACCAGGCGATGCCTGCAACCGGCGGTATGGGGTTCGGCGGCGCGCTCGCCGGCACATTTCTCGGCGCTCTGATCGGCGGCGTCGTCGGCAGCATGGCGGCGCAGGCGATCCTGGATGGGTTTGCCGCCGATGAGATGATCGGCGATCTGGGCATAGAGGAAATGTCAACCGGTTTTGAGGACTTCGGCGGCGACCTGAGCGCCGATGTCGGCGGCGATGTTGATATGGGTGATGGGTGGTAAATTGACGGGACCGTGGGGGCATCGGGGGTGTCGGGGGCGTCGATAGGGGCAGGTCGTCGCAGGGGCAGCAGGGGCAGGTCTCAGACCTGCCCCTGCGACGACACCACATCCCTGGCAATCATATCCTCATACGTTTCGCGGCGCTGAATGAGACGTACTGACCCACCATTCACCATGACAACCGCCGGACGTGGAGTCAGGTTGTATGTGCTGGCCATGCTCAGCGTGTAGGCGCCCGCCACAGGAACTGCCAGAATGTCGCCAACGCTGGCGCGCGGGAGCGGTGCGGCATGGATCAACACATCGCCCGATTCGCAGTAGCGCCCGGTAATCGCTACGCTCTCTTCGATTGGCGCATTCGCCCGTTCTGCCAGCACCGCACTATACCGCGCGCCGTAGAGCGCCGGACGAATATTGTCGCCCATGCCGCCGTCGATATGTAGGAATCGCATATGCGGAAGATTCTTTGTTGCGATAATCGTATAGAGCGCTACCCCTGCGCGCGCGATGATTGAACGTCCTGGTTCGATCACCAGGTGCAGCAGGGGAAACCCGCGTCGGCGGCATTCATCGGTGAGCGCTTCTCCCAATCTCATCGCAAGAGCGTGTACATCGAAGGGGTGCTGATCCGCAGTGTATGGCACTCCTGCTCCTCCGCCGATGTTGATTTGCTGAATAATGAAACCGTGGCGATCACGCAGGCGCGAGGCGCTGTCGAGCAGCGTATCGATCTCAGCGGCATATGGTTCCAGGTCGAAGAGTTGCGACCCGAGATGAGCGTGTAACCCGATCAGGCACAGACCGGGCGCAGTGCGTAACCGTTCGGCGGCGGCATCGAGTGCATCAAGTGGTAGACCGAACTTCGATGTCGCGTGACCGGTTTGAATATGGGCGTGCGTATTGGTGACGATATCCGGTGCAATGCGCAACGCAATCGGTTGTGGTGGTGAACGATATGCGGTCAGGTTCGCCAACATCGCCAGTTCATCGAGATTATCGACAATGATCTGTCCGATTCCGGAGGCCAGCGCCTGTTCCAGTTCGGCGCGCGTTTTGGCGTTGCCGTGCATATGAATGCGCTGCGGCGGGAAGCCGGCGCGGAGCGCCACGTATAACTCACCGCCTGAGACTACGTCCAGCCCCAGCCCTTCATCAGCGATCAGGTGTGTGAGCGCAGTGTTGAGCAACGCTTTACTCGCGTAATGAACTGCCGTCTCCCCCCGGTAACAGGCTGCAAGCGCCGTTCGCCAGGTGCGGCAGGCGCTGCGAATGGTCTCTTCATCGAACAGGTAGAGCGGCGTGCCGTACTGACGCGCCAGAGTCGCCACATTGCAGCCGCCGATCATCAGTCGCCCATGCATATCGACTACCGTCGTCAGGGGCCAGAGGTGTGCGTTGTTTATGCCTTCTTGAGTCGTGTGGTTCATATCTCTCTATCAGTGTCAGGACGCAGGAGGGGCGAACTGAGCATCGAGCATCGAGAGTCAGGGGTTGGAAGTCCACCTTCTGCCTTCCACCTTCAACCTTTGCGCGTGCAACCCGCCTTCCTTTGCTCTGTGCCTGCGTGGAGACCTCCAGGTAGCGTGCGAAGGCTCACGAATCCGTGCCCCATCCGCGCCGGGCGCCCCTACGCCGCGCACCTTGCTTTACCTTCAACCCAACACGCGCCGGACTTCATTGAGCGCGCTGCGTTCAGTTAGCAGCAACACCCGGTCGCCCGGTTCCAGAATCGTCGTTCCACCAGGAACCAGAGTATCAGTATTGCGATGGATCAGCACAACCAGTGCGCCGCGCGGCAATCCCAATTCCATGATAGCGCGTCCACACGCTGGCGATCCTGGCGCAACCGTCAGCTCGACCAGTTGACTGCTGGCGCTGACCTGCGGGATGAATTCCTGTGGATAACGGAATGTTGCGGGAGGTTGCGATTGCTGGACCCCAAGCCAGCGCGCCACGCGCGCTATCGTTGTCCCCTGGATCAGGACGGAGGTCAGCACGATGAAGAATACCAGATTGAACATGACGCCAGCGCGATCCAGCCCTGCCAGAAGCGGAAAGGTTGCCAGCACAATCGGCGCTGCACCGCGCAGCCCGGCCCAGGAAACCATCGCTTTGGCGCGCCAATCGTAGCGGGTGAACGCCAGCGACACAAACACGGCAACCGGACGCGCCACAAAAATAAGGAATGCTGACATCAGCAGCCCCTCGCCGATCAGTGGAACAAGCCGCGAAGGATACACCAGCAGCCCGAGCACCAGGAACATAGCGATCTGCATCAGCCACGCCAGACCGTCGTAAAAGCGGAGGAGACTGCGTTTATGCGCAAAGTCGCAGTTGCCAAGCACGATACCCGCAAGATACACCGCAAGAAAACCGCTGCCATTGATCAGCGCCGTTCCGCCGTAGGTCAGCAGCACCAACCCCAGCATCAGCGCCGGGTACAACCCTTCCAGTTGAAGACGGGCGCGATTGATGGCAATCGCCATGATCCGCCCCAGCGCATACCCGGCGACGCCGCCAATGGTCATTTGCAGAACGAACAGCGGTGCCAGACTTGCGAGTGAGCGCGATGGATCGGCGAGCACCATCGTCAATCCAATGGTCAGGAACACCGCGATTGGATCATTGCTGCCCGATTCGAGTTCGATCAACCCTTCCAGGTTATCGCGCAGGTTGACGTCACGGGTGCGCATGACGGCAAAGACGGCCGCTGCATCGGTTGAAGAAATGATAGCGCCGAGCAGGAACCCTTCCAGCAGCGAAAAGTGCAGCAACAAATGCGCAACAACCGCCACCAGCAACGCGCTGATCACCACGCCGAGATTCGCCAGGATCAGCCCGGTCCAGAGCACCGGTCGGATCATCTGAAGATCGGTGTACAACCCGCCAGAGAACAGGATCAGCACCAGCGCCAGCACGCCAACCGATTGCGCCAGCCAGGCGTCATCGAACGCAATCCCGCCAGGACCATCAGAACCGGCAAGCATGCCGATCAGCAGGAACAGCAGCGGCGCAGGCACCCCAAACCGCAGCGACGCCTTGCCGGCGATGATGCTGAGAATCAAGAGCAGCGCTGCGATCAGGAGCATGAGTTCGAGCGACATGGACCTTTTTCTGAACGCTTTGGGGCAGGTCTGCAACCTGCCCCAAACGAATGGGGTGCGGCGTTTGTTCCGCGTGTCCTGCCTGTTGGCGACAGTCAAAGCAAGCGCCGCTCTCGATGGCAGGGCTTCTGGGATACGCGATGTGTTTTCCTCTTTCTCTCGCCTGGTTTTCCCTTTCCCCGCCGTCCCTCACGGGTGGCGTTTTCAGGGAAGAGGGGTGTTTGCCGCATCCCCGCCTCCCTGTCCCTCTCTACCCCGATGGGGAGAGATTGTGCTGAGCGCGACGGATCAGGGATTTTGGTCATTCTGATACCCAGCCCGCGCGACACAAGACACGGGTTTGCCAGACAACCTCCCTTGTGAACGCTCCCCTTCTTCCGCTTAAAGGAGAAGGGGGGCGATCTGATGCCCGATATGTGACGACTGAAGATGCCGGGGGCATCGCCCGGATGTGATCGATTACAGGAGTTCCTTCAGCGCCGCCAGTGCCGCGTCGTAGTTCGGTTCGTGACCAGCGACCGGTACGTACTCAACGTGGCGGATGATGCCGTCCTTATCCACCACAAAGACGGCCCGGCTTTCGATGCGCAACTCTTTGACATAGGTGCCATACGCTGCGCCGAAACTCATATCGAGGTGATCCGACGCCATAACGACCTTATCCACCCCTTCGGCGCCGCACCAGCGCCCCTGCGCAAACGGCAGATCGGCGCTGACGGTCAGGATATTGACTGCATCGCCGAGCGCCGCCGCTTCCTGATTGAAGCGACGGGTCTGTTTGGAGCACACACCGGTGTCGATCGACGGAATGACGCTGATCACCAGCGGCTTACCGGCGAACTGTTGGCTGCTGATCGTGTCTTTGCCGGTCGTCAACGTGAACGCCGGCGCCGGATCGCCCGGCTTCAACTCAGGACCGATCAGCGTTTTGGGACCCCAGAAATCGAAAGCGTTTGGTCGTTCCATCAGGTTCCTCCTTTTCTCGCTGAGCAATTGCAGTATACAATATATCTCCCCCGCTTATGCCGCATCATGAGGATTGCAAGTGCTGCGGGCATCGTCCTGTTTCGGAGGGTGACTATCGCACAGTTGAAGATTTTCGCCATCTGTCATTATAATAAGAAATTAATGCAAACCTGCGTCCGGGATAGGCTAATTGCATTTCTTTGTCGGACATGGAGGCGCCACGGTGAACCTGCTGCTTATCATTCTGACAATAATCATTTTGACGGCAACCGGCATGTACGTATTGGTGCAAGACTGGCGCGCGCTTGCCAATCGGCTGTTCGTCTTCTTCGTTTTCGTCGCTATTGCTTATATGTGCGTCGCCGTGATGCGTCTGGCAAGTCAGAGCTGGGAAGAAATATGGTTTTTCCATGGTTTGACTGCGCCGTTGCTTGCTATTGATGCATGGTTGCTGATCTGGCTTATTCTGGCGATTTTCAT
This region includes:
- the tpx gene encoding thiol peroxidase, which translates into the protein MERPNAFDFWGPKTLIGPELKPGDPAPAFTLTTGKDTISSQQFAGKPLVISVIPSIDTGVCSKQTRRFNQEAAALGDAVNILTVSADLPFAQGRWCGAEGVDKVVMASDHLDMSFGAAYGTYVKELRIESRAVFVVDKDGIIRHVEYVPVAGHEPNYDAALAALKELL
- a CDS encoding sugar transferase, yielding MPFHLRLEISERRLLLRIGDLALTAIAVFGALWVWARLADRSLDMGLVREQIGWVALIGIGWTLWMMLADMYNLRLVARVGPSMRRILLGGLALLFAYLILFFVLSRAPVTGMLAAIETGAPPLRFAPALAIVALVVLMVIWRMAYIRVLGAPHARRRLLILGAGRAGSILSHVILKGHSPYYEIVGFVDDTPQTRCAHIGSVPVLGGVDCLGDVVWERRVDEIVIASGEVSGEVLQVLMDCYENGVAITPMPLLYERLTGKIAVEHVGSQWYVALPLHSRPTRTAEAVMKRLLDLSGGIVLVVALLILLPFVALAIRLDSPGPVFHRQQRVGWRGKPFTVLKFRSMVQDAEPDGEAQWATKDDPRVTRVGRLLRRMRLDELPQALNVLRGEMSLVGPRPERPEFVERLQQIIPFYRVRLAVKPGLTGWAQINYGYGDSVEATLNKLQYDLYYLKHQSFWFDLLILARTVHVVLRMKGQ
- a CDS encoding potassium/proton antiporter is translated as MSLELMLLIAALLLILSIIAGKASLRFGVPAPLLFLLIGMLAGSDGPGGIAFDDAWLAQSVGVLALVLILFSGGLYTDLQMIRPVLWTGLILANLGVVISALLVAVVAHLLLHFSLLEGFLLGAIISSTDAAAVFAVMRTRDVNLRDNLEGLIELESGSNDPIAVFLTIGLTMVLADPSRSLASLAPLFVLQMTIGGVAGYALGRIMAIAINRARLQLEGLYPALMLGLVLLTYGGTALINGSGFLAVYLAGIVLGNCDFAHKRSLLRFYDGLAWLMQIAMFLVLGLLVYPSRLVPLIGEGLLMSAFLIFVARPVAVFVSLAFTRYDWRAKAMVSWAGLRGAAPIVLATFPLLAGLDRAGVMFNLVFFIVLTSVLIQGTTIARVARWLGVQQSQPPATFRYPQEFIPQVSASSQLVELTVAPGSPACGRAIMELGLPRGALVVLIHRNTDTLVPGGTTILEPGDRVLLLTERSALNEVRRVLG
- the lysA gene encoding diaminopimelate decarboxylase, whose product is MNHTTQEGINNAHLWPLTTVVDMHGRLMIGGCNVATLARQYGTPLYLFDEETIRSACRTWRTALAACYRGETAVHYASKALLNTALTHLIADEGLGLDVVSGGELYVALRAGFPPQRIHMHGNAKTRAELEQALASGIGQIIVDNLDELAMLANLTAYRSPPQPIALRIAPDIVTNTHAHIQTGHATSKFGLPLDALDAAAERLRTAPGLCLIGLHAHLGSQLFDLEPYAAEIDTLLDSASRLRDRHGFIIQQINIGGGAGVPYTADQHPFDVHALAMRLGEALTDECRRRGFPLLHLVIEPGRSIIARAGVALYTIIATKNLPHMRFLHIDGGMGDNIRPALYGARYSAVLAERANAPIEESVAITGRYCESGDVLIHAAPLPRASVGDILAVPVAGAYTLSMASTYNLTPRPAVVMVNGGSVRLIQRRETYEDMIARDVVSSQGQV
- a CDS encoding aminotransferase family protein yields the protein MTAIDVAERIQSDLAHLLHPLYHPSGHQSPKIWVKGCGAIVIDIEGREYIDGLSGLWNVHVGHGRRELAEAAAEQMTTLAYCSAYTGSSNLPAINLAERLSQLMYPSINTFFFTSGGAEATETSFKTARYYWKLLGKPDKVKFISRARGYHGVTMAAMSATGLPVYWPMFEPRVPGIIHIESPYPYRFVNPTPDISDGIAAANLLEEAILREGPDTVAAFIAEPVQGAGGVIVPQDDYFGRIREICDTYDVLLIADEVITGFGRTGRWFALEHYGIEPDIVQFAKGITSGYVPLGGIGVSDRIREAIHSAPPDKRYMHAYTYSGHPTCCAVALRNLQIIEEEGLVERAAQIGERLLNGLQTLYALDGVGDVRGKGMMAAVELVVDKATKQPYPAEANMGARVYQEMMRRGLFTRVLGDMILLAPPLVSTEEQIDRIVTIIGESVQAVIRG